A genomic region of Colletotrichum destructivum chromosome 1, complete sequence contains the following coding sequences:
- a CDS encoding Putative Zinc binding protein Ecl1/2/3, which yields MHHSRRKSGNTSMSEKTVTASDPSRYGKRPSTLTRRQTPQKLGKNPRDRERELQDSWDDQRESFPQFCMTCEKQFVPQDANFLYCSEACRKHDQQSASSTGRSHSQAHMGSYPFYAMGNPEPRDIVPRASPSRPNSMHFSPPTTPGATTTSSGGSGQYSSAISALRSLSIRPPSPPSPTSSHPSLWPFTKSSTNSPSTSYNRGSNSFFPATYDGGYAANGYAYNYSSSGMDRPLPTRRPTGPGYSRPKSIELVTPMVGR from the exons ATGCATCACAGCCGCAGAAAGTCGGGTAACACGTCCATGTCGGAAAAGACGGTCACTGCCAGCGACCCCTCCCGCTATGGCAAGCGCCCTTCCACTCTCACCAGACGCCAAACACCCCAGAAGCTGGGCAAGAACCCCAGGGACCGCGAACGGGAACTGCAAGACTCGTGGGACGACCAACGTGAAAGTTTTCCTCAGTTCTG CATGACTTGCGAAAAACAGTTTGTGCCTCAAGACGCCAATTTCCTGTACTGCTCAGAAGC GTGCCGTAAGCATGATCAACAAAGCGCATCGTCCACTGGCAGGAGCCACAGCCAGGCGCACATGGGCAGCTACCCCTTCTACGCCATGGGCAACCCCGAGCCGAGAGACATCGTGCCTCGCgcatcgccctcgaggcccaaCTCGATGCACTTCTCTCCGCCCACGACGCCCggtgccaccaccacctcctccggcgGTAGTGGTCAGTACTCTTCCGCCATCTCTGCGCTGAGGTCGCTCAGCATTCGACCGCCGAGCCCGCCTTCCCCCACATCGTCTCATCCTAGCCTGTGGCCCTTCACCAAGAGCAGCACCAACAGCCCCAGCACGTCGTACAACCGCGGTAGCAACAGCTTCTTTCCGGCGACCTACGATGGGGGCTACGCGGCCAACGGGTATGCCTACAACTACAGCTCCAGCGGCATGGACCGCCCGCtaccgacgaggaggcccaCCGGGCCGGGCTACTCGAGGCCGAAAAGCATCGAGTTGGTGACCCCGATGGTCGGTCGTTAA